The Cottoperca gobio chromosome 6, fCotGob3.1, whole genome shotgun sequence genome has a segment encoding these proteins:
- the tshz3a gene encoding teashirt homolog 3: protein MPRRKQEAPKRAAAYSPEELAEHTVVEDEEAEADDLPSAPQDDLPMKDEFAEQSVEPAKEQACDQESAGAAELSGQEMDSESHVSETSDRLSDFESPSRRAEGNLVTAPVNGDTKTPPIGMDTLEQMKVIYSSFLTGPLWSPLNFNSTPPQAQTSASTEKPARSNSTSSNSSCSSGSYDWHQSAVAKTLQQHPPQNRYPAQSEPSLFSTVQLHRQNPKLFGSIFTGASKFRCKGCSAAYDTLVELTIHMNDTGHYRDDNHDRAGSGSKRWSKPRKRSLMEMEGKEDAQKVLKCMYCGHSFESLQDLSVHMIKTKHYQKVPLKEPMTVAAKLMSYKKRGHVGLDLTALPRSREGTPKSKHSQADLSESSQKPSSSPYTTPNNRYGHQNGASYTWQFESNKFQILKCMECGSSHNTLQELRTHMMVTGHFLRVTSSVGKRIKTLPEATSPNPGRVSTPTEQRVQSVPLAPSTFSPPPLPTTTTPPATTPPLKEIKKEEVEEECTQQAVGNEKQAAASVGKEEDAEKEEKYDISKYSYLTEEDLKESPKGGFDILKSLENTVTSAINKAQSGNPSWGGYPSIHAAYQFPNAIKLQQGGMEKNSPMKFLFNGGDGVLSSLAKNQPLISPPLSQSSPFPCNNFQAMEDLVKKVTEKVAKVEQRVKQLSPKMENHLSPCSSEAGESHNGGEADSPREWRAVTPANSDRGSHSDRASPATEPKREMAVKSPLASTLRCSTAIITGHTPPEQPFVNPLSALQSVMNIHLGKAAKPSMPNQDPLSLLSRLSQSMAERAAVAAPPSQTKKPESVVDNGFCQPSDDQPMDLTKGKSDRGGSVGSAPLTPSSTASSISPSSLVTPAKLTVVSPYTSSSPLHENALSDISDMLRNLTQSHHVPKPPSRSRVTDKAEIVGSTHDDDDASLHGHKRKGRHSNWNPQHLLLLQAHFASSLRQTSDGKYIINDLSPQERMHVSRYTGLSMTTISHWLANVKYQLRRTGRTKFLKNLDSGQPIFFCSDCASQIRTPAAYVCHLEAHLGFRIRDLAKLSPKQTVRDSHTLTEKLVPLESFLSPQSQDDCSSNGAVFRCQLCVRKFATKHAIKLHLSKSHGKSPEDHLLYVSEVEKH from the coding sequence CCTATTCTCCTGAGGAGCTGGCAGAGCACACTGTGGTAGAGGATGAGGAGGCGGAAGCAGATGACCTGCCCTCAGCCCCTCAGGATGACCTTCCCATGAAAGATGAATTTGCGGAGCAGAGCGTAGAGCCTGCCAAAGAGCAAGCATGTGATCAGGAATCAGCTGGGGCCGCAGAGCTCTCAGGACAAGAAATGGACAGTGAGTCACATGTGAGTGAGACCAGTGACCGTCTCTCAGACTTCGAGAGCCCCTCCAGAAGAGCCGAGGGCAACTTGGTCACAGCACCTGTGAATGGTGACACTAAAACACCTCCCATAGGCATGGACACCTTAGAACAAATGAAGGTTATCTACTCAAGCTTCCTGACCGGCCCCTTGTGGTCTCCGCTGAACTTTAATTCCACACCGCCACAGGCGCAGACGTCAGCTTCTACAGAGAAGCCGGCTCGGAGCAACAGCACTAGTAGCAACAGTAGCTGCAGCAGCGGTAGCTATGACTGGCACCAGTCTGCAGTGGCAAAGACACTCCAACAGCATCCTCCCCAGAACCGTTACCCTGCACAGTCAGAGCCCAGCCTCTTTAGCACAGTCCAGCTCCACAGGCAAAACCCAAAGCTGTTTGGCTCAATCTTCACTGGAGCCAGTAAATTCCGCTGTAAGGGCTGCAGTGCTGCTTATGACACCCTGGTGGAGCTGACAATTCACATGAATGATACAGGCCACTACCGTGATGACAACCACGACAGGGCAGGCAGTGGCTCAAAGCGCTGGTCTAAACCACGCAAGCGGTCCCTGATGGAGATGGAGGGCAAGGAGGATGCCCAGAAAGTTTTGAAGTGCATGTACTGTGGCCACTCGTTTGAATCGCTCCAGGATCTCAGCGTTCACATGATCAAGACCAAACACTACCAGAAAGTGCCTCTGAAGGAGCCCATGACTGTGGCAGCCAAACTCATGTCTTATAAGAAAAGGGGACATGTGGGGTTGGACCTCACAGCCTTGCCACGTTCTCGAGAAGGAACCCCCAAATCTAAGCACTCACAGGCAGACCTGAGCGAATCATCACAGAAACCCTCTTCCAGCCCCTACACCACCCCTAATAACCGCTACGGCCACCAGAACGGTGCGAGCTATACTTGGCAGTTTGAATCAAACAAATTTCAGATCCTCAAGTGCATGGAGTGTGGGAGTTCCCATAATACACTGCAAGAGCTAAGAACCCACATGATGGTGACAGGACACTTCCTGAGGGTGACAAGCTCTGTGGGGAAGAGAATAAAAACGCTTCCTGAGGCCACCTCCCCCAACCCTGGGAGAGTTAGCACACCTACTGaacagagggtccagtccgtcCCGCTAGCACCCtccaccttctctcctccacctcttccaaCTACGACAACTCCCCCTGCTACCACCCCTCCTCTTAAAGAGATCAAaaaggaggaggtagaggaggagtgCACTCAGCAGGCTGTTGGAAATGAGAAGCAAGCTGCAGCTTCAGTTGGGAAGGAGGAGGATGCTGAGAAGGAGGAAAAATATGACATATCAAAGTATAGCTATCTCACTGAAGAGGACTTGAAGGAGAGCCCTAAAGGGGGCTTTGATATTCTCAAATCACTGGAAAACACTGTGACATCAGCCATCAACAAGGCTCAGAGTGGAAATCCAAGCTGGGGGGGCTATCCAAGCATCCATGCAGCCTACCAGTTCCCCAATGCCATAAAGCTCCAACAGGGTGGCATGGAAAAGAATTCCCCAATGAAGTTCTTGTTCAACGGAGGGGATGGAGTGCTGTCCTCCCTTGCCAAGAACCAACCCCTCATTTCCCCACCACTTAGCCAGTCCTCCCCTTTCCCCTGCAACAACTTCCAGGCAATGGAGGATTTAGTGAAAAAAGTGACTGAGAAAGTAGCAAAAGTAGAGCAAAGGGTGAAGCAGTTGTCTCCTAAGATGGAGAACCACCTCTCTCCCTGCAGTAGTGAGGCTGGAGAATCGCATAATGGAGGAGAGGCTGACTCACCTCGGGAATGGAGGGCAGTCACCCCAGCCAATAGCGACAGGGGAAGCCATAGCGACAGAGCATCCCCGGCAACAGAACCCAAGAGAGAGATGGCAGTCAAATCCCCGCTCGCCTCTACGCTGAGATGCAGTACAGCCATTATCACTGGCCATACTCCTCCAGAGCAGCCCTTTGTCAACCCTCTAAGTGCTCTTCAGTCAGTAATGAACATTCATTTGGGGAAAGCAGCCAAGCCCTCCATGCCAAACCAAGATCCCCTGAGCCTGCTCTCCAGGCTCAGCCAGAGCATGGCTGAGAGGGCTGCTGTGGCCGCTCCTCCCTCACAGACCAAAAAGCCGGAAAGTGTAGTTGATAATGGCTTTTGCCAGCCCAGTGACGACCAGCCTATGGACCTCACAAAAGGGAAAAGCGATAGGGGAGGCTCTGTCGGCTCAGCCCCCCTAACCCCTTCATCCACAgcctcctccatctccccctcctcccttgtTACTCCTGCAAAGCTAACAGTGGTCTCTCCCTACACATCGAGCAGCCCTCTGCATGAAAATGCATTGTCGGATATCTCAGACATGCTGAGGAACCTGACACAATCTCACCATGTCCCAAAACCTCCCTCACGGTCCCGGGTCACGGACAAAGCCGAGATCGTGGGCTCTACTCACGATGATGACGATGCATCCCTGCATGGCCATAAACGCAAAGGCCGTCACTCTAACTGGAACCCccaacacctcctcctcctgcaggcccACTTTGCCTCGAGCCTGAGGCAGACATCAGACGGGAAATACATCATCAATGATCTCAGCCCGCAGGAAAGAATGCATGTGTCCCGTTATACAGGCCTCTCCATGACCACCATCAGCCACTGGCTAGCTAACGTCAAGTACCAGCTAAGGAGAACTGGCAGAACCAAGTTCCTCAAAAACCTGGACTCCGGTCAACCTATATTCTTCTGTAGTGACTGTGCCTCACAGATCCGCACTCCAGCAGCATATGTATGCCACCTGGAAGCCCACCTTGGGTTCAGAATCAGGGACCTGGCTAAACTGTCTCCCAAACAGACTGTCAGAGACTCCCACACTCTCACAGAGAAACTCGTGCCCCTGGAGTCCTTCCTTTCTCCACAATCACAAGATGACTGCAGTAGCAATGGGGCAGTGTTTCGCTGCCAACTCTGCGTCCGTAAATTTGCCACTAAGCATGCCATCAAGCTTCACCTCAGCAAGAGCCATGGGAAGTCTCCAGAGGACCATCTGCTATATGTGAGCGAAGTAGAGAAACACTAA